One Acidobacteriota bacterium genomic window, CCCAACGTTCTAGCTGTTTAGCATTGGAAAAGTATCGACGTGGCTGGAGCTTTCCTTGGATGCGGACAGGCCATGAAATAACATCGCCCATACTGTTTCGTAGAACAACGATGTCAGAACATCGCCGGTAGACCCATCCCTTGTTGATGAATTCTCCTGGACCTAGCGCCTTTGCTCGTAGGTTAAGCTGATGCTCTCGTAAACGCTCGTACTGAGGAACAACGAGCAACCGGCCTGTAGCAGCTAGACACGTTCTATAGTCGGTCACAGCCCGATGGCTACGACAAAGGAGAGCCGCGCTGGTCGCCACGCTGACCGGCTTGGTTGGGCCACGACTAAGCGCAGGTTGCGCCAAGAATGCACGCATCTGCTTGACGCTATGGAGTGCGTCTGGGTCCACGCCGACAAGAGCTGTTTCGTCCACACAGCTTTCTTGCCGGACAGCATTCCAAAGGCGACGTCTACTGTAGAGTAGAACACGTCTGCGTGTCAGACGCCAAAACACGCCATTACCACGACGTAACAAAACCCGCGCATTTGTGAGAGAGATAGAAAAGAGCCGTGCTAGTTGCCCCGCAAAAACCCGTCGGTTGTCCGACGACGACCCATTTCCAGCTAGCACAGCCCAAGCCATGATACCGCGAGCTGGAAATTGCCGCCTCGTGTATAGATAGGACCATGCTGGAACAGGAATCATGATGTCTTGTCCTGCTCCAACTTCTTCATCTTTGCGCGCTCAACCCCCGACATACCAGGTGCGTCCCCAGCGTCGATCTCCGCGCCAACTACCCACCGCCGAACCGACTCGGTGCCGTACCCCAACTGGTCCGCGACCCGAACCACTGTTCCCTGAGACGTCCCCAGCTCCCTCCGCAGCTCAAAAACCAGCCGAACAGCCTGATCCTTCTCATCGCTTGTATACCGACGAGTCGTCGGCCTTCCCGGTGTGATTTCCTTTGTCATAACCCTCATCTTTCCACACTCAAAAGCCTCCAAGAATCCCAGGGCGAACCATCCAAACGTTTGACACAGGTTTGACATGGGGTGTTTGGCACTGATTCCGGAAACGACGAAACCCTTGAGAACGTCAATGTCTCAAGGGTTTCTAGTTGTAGCGGGGGCGGGATTTGAACCCGCGACCTTCGGGTTATGAGCCCGACGAGCTACCAGACTGCTCCACCCCGCGTCGTGTGAAGGCGAGATGGTAACGGAACCGCAGGACAATCCCAAAACACGGTGCCTCGCCAGCGCGACACCTTGGATACTCAGACTGGACAACCCGCACGTGGGACGTGGAAACCCCAGTTCGTGCACCGTCACGGGGCGGTTCTTGCAGGTTTGTGAACGCGTACGGAACGGTTTGTGAACACTTCTCTATTCGCAACACATGGCGTTGCGCTTGTGGTTGTTTGGGCAAGAACGGTCACGCATTGGCCAGCTCAAGCAAGGAAGATCACACATGAATCAGTTCCTATCGAAACGTCGGCTTCTCGCCCTCGTGCTCGCCAGCCTGATGGTGTTCGCCGCATGTAGCGGCGGGTCCAGCGATGCCGCTGACGAGTCGGCTGACGTCGCTGCTGAGGCACTCGCCGAGCAGGAAGACTCCACCGACGAGGCCATGGAAGACAGCGACGAAGCCATGGGGGAAGACTCGGAAGAAGCCATGGAAGAAGAGGCCATGGAAGAAGATTCCGACGACGCCATGGAAGAAGATTCCGAGGACGTCGACGCCATGATGGCGGGCGGACCAGGTCTGCACTTTGACGTCTCAAACTTTCCAACCCTTGCAAACGGTGTCCACTATGAGGGCTGGGCCGTCATCGACGGTGCTCCAGTCTCTACCGGCAAGTTCAACGTTGTCGACGGCAAGACCGTCAGCCTCGATGGTGACGAGATCAAGGGCTTCCACATCGAGGAAGATCTCGCCGCGGCCACCACGATCATCGTGACGATCGAACCAGAGGGTGACACAGATGCCATTCCATCTGACACTCACTTCGTTGCGGGTGACGTCGACTCAGATGGAAAGTCAGAACTCACCATCGACCACCCTGCCGCCCTCGGCACTGACTTCTCCGATGCCACCGGACAGTTCATTCTTGCAACCCCATCGAACGGAAACGACACGGACGAGTTGTCTGGGGTTTGGTTCCTCGACCCATCGGGACCTTCGGCCTCTTTGACACTGCCCACGCTCCCCGCGGGTTGGACCTACGAGGGATGGGCTGTCATCGATGGGACACCGGTCAGCACCGGCACGTTCCTCAGCGCTGAGGGTGCCGATAGCGGCGAACCGTTCAAGGGTGAAGGCGACACACCGCCGTTCCCTGGCGAGGATTTCCTCCGCAACGCACCAGACGGATTGACCTTCCCCACAGACCTACGTGAGCTGCCAATCGTCATCTCGGTCGAGCCCTCACCAGACGATGCACCAACACCGTTCGTGTTGAAACCCCTGGTCGGCAAAGCGCCGGGAAACGCGGCCGATCACGTTCTCTACGAGCTCGGCAACAACTCCGACGACCTACCCAAAGCAGAAATCTGGATCGGATAACGTCCTCATCTGATCCCAGTCGGCCCCACACCGTGGGACCGCAACAATCCAGTGGCCCCTCTCCCAATACACGGGAGAGGGGCCACTGCTGTCATCGAATCACAACGTCTGCCCTGAGATACTCTGCGCTATCACCGAAGCGCAAACCGCCTAGTTGCTTGCGGCAAGATTGGCGGCCCTTGTCACCAGATCCTCAGCAAGTTGCACAAACTCTGCGTACTTGGCGAGGTCACCGGATTTCAGCGCGGCGTTGGCATCGTCGAACGCCACTTGCGCTTGCACAATGAGGTCTGCAACGCTGCCGTCCCCGATCGGCGTTGGCGGAGGTGTTGTCGTGGGCGTCTCGGACGGATCCACCGGCTCAACAGGCACACCGGTGTCGTCGAAGATCACCGAGATTGCCTCATCGAGAGTCTTACGCATGACAATCTGCCCATCGAACGACACAACAACCTGCTTGAGCTCGGGGATACCACCGTCGGTCCCTCCCGACGCAGAATCGGCGCGCAGATAGATCGGCTGCACATACAGCAGCGACTCGTCAATTGGTATGACCTGCATGTTGCCCTTCACCACGGTCGAACCTGTCTGGCCCCACAGGGTGAACTGCGCTGAAATCTCGGTGTTCTGGTTAATGAAGTCGCCAACCTGGCCCGGGCCGGCTTGCGAGGCATCCGCCGGCAGCGTGTACACGATCAGATCGCCATACGAACCGGGATCCGACTTTGCGACCAGGAACGCAACCATGTTTGGACGCTCGGCCGGCGTAAATGGCTGCATCAATATGAACGACAAATCTTCTTCGCCGGGTAGCTCCATCAGCAGGTAGTACGGCGACATGGGCCGGTCACTCGTAGTTAAGTTGAACGAGGGCTCGCGGAACACTTCTGTGGAAGAGGTCGACGGGTCACGGGCTATCTGCCACGGATCAACCAACGAGAAGAACTCCCTTGCGTCGGTGATGTGGTAGTTGAGGTACATATCTGACTGCACTCGGAACATCGCCTCGGGGTAGCGGAAGTGCTCAGCTATTCCTTCGGGCAACTCTGATGCATCTTTGAACAGGCCGGGAAAGATGCGCTGCTGGGAACGTATCAGCGGGTCGCTCGGGTCGATCACGTAGAGGTTTATCTCTCCGCTCTCGGCGTCGACCAGCGCCTTCACCGAGTTCCGGATGTAGTTGAAGTTGTTGGACAGGCTTGAGGACCGGCCGATGGCCGACAGGCGCCCGGTCTCGGCCCGTTCAGCGAACGGGTATTGATTGGTCGTTGTGTAGAGGTCAACAACCCACACCAGCCGGCCATCAAGCACAACAAGATAGGGGTCGTCATCGCTCGACAGGAACGGCGCAATGCGCTCGACGCGCTCGCGTACGTTGCGGATGAGCAGCAGGCGAGAGTCAGTACGGATTTGTCCAGAGATGAGTGTATCGAGGTTGAGGAACCGAGTCGCAAACGCGGCACGGCGGAAGACGCTCGACAACTGAACCCCGCCCGTACCCGAGTAGGAACCATAGACAATTCGCTCGCCGCCAATGTCGTCGGGGAAGTCAGCCTCAGGCTCATCGGTGTTGACAATCTTGTACGACGTACCTGACTCGTCACCAAAGTAAATGCGCGGCTCATCAATGAGGAACACATCATTGGTGGTGGTCGGCGGGATGTCCTGGACAAAGAAGTCGGGTTGACCGTTTATGGTGACCGCGTTTGCGGGTGACAGAACCGCGCCAAAACCGTGCGTGTACACAAACGTTTCGGTGACCCACCCGCTCGACGGAAGGTTTGCCTCATCAAGCTCCCGTCCCGAGATCATCACCTGCGTCAGTTCACCATCGATTACGTAGCGGTCGACGTCAACATCGGGAAGCGAGTAAAACGTGCGGATCTCTTGGAGTTTCTTGTATGTGGGCTCCAACACCGAGGGGTCCCACAGCCGGATATTGTCGATCGTCTGCGAGTTATTGGCAATACCCTCGCCCGTGAGTGCAGCGGACGCGGCGAACGGGATTACTTCGATGTCCTCAATGTCGTACGCCCGTCTTGTGAACTCGATGTTGTACTCCACGAACGGCTCTTCACGACTCACCGCCTCGGGATCGACTCGAAAACGTTGAATGAATGCCGGGTAGATCCCGCCGATGACGATCGACGTGAACAGCCACAATGCCAGCGCAACAACCGGTAACACCCATCCCCGCAAAAAAACGTTCACTACAAGGATGAGGGCGGCAATGATCGAGATAAAGATCAACAAATTCAAGGCGGGACGTTTTGCGTGGAAATCGGTGTACGAGACACCAAACACTTCGCCTCGCTCAGAGTAAACGAGACTCCATTTGTCGAGGAGGTACCCAAACGCCTTGAGCAACGCAATGCCAGCAAACAAAAGTGACATGTGCATTTTGACACCCGATCCAACGGGGCGACCGGACGCCACCTGGATAGCACCGTTGAAATAGTGCAATGCCGCAACGACGATCGCAGTGACGATCAGAAGTTGGAAAATCCAACCGAATGACGCCCGATAGAATGGCAGCTCAAACACGTAGCGCGACAAGTCGTTGCCAAACACCGGGTCGTTGATCCCAAAGGATTCTGAGGAACGGAAGAACAGCCACTCACGCCAGAACGCTCCTGCGCCGAGGGCGACCATGCCGGCAAGGAACGCGGCAACCGCAAGCCTGACCTTCGCAATCCGGGGTCCGACCCACTCTTGGAAACGTTCGAGCAGCTCGGCGTCAACGTCGTCCGGGTGTGGGGGAATCGGCGGCGAGATGCGGTTGACAAGCCGCATGTTTCCCCATATCACCGCAAAAGCGACAACAAACGCGACCAACATCAACCAGAACTTTGTGAACACCAACGTCGACCAAACCGACGTCTGATTGACAGAGTCATACCAGAGATAGTCTGTCCAAAGAACTGTAACGGCACGTAGAAGGATGATCGCGCCGAACGCGATCGCCGCGTAGAGACCGATTCTCGACTGTTTTACACTGGGGCGGCGCACGTTGCGCGGAAACTCAATCACGGGGTCATTCTATTCGATTACAAGACCATCGGGGCCGAGTTCGTCCGAACCAGCGTCATACGCAGCTCGAGCAGCGGACCGCAGCCGGCGTTCAGCCTCGTCGGAACGCCACGCACGGAACACTTTGCTGGCGGCGCTTGCAACCTGGCGCCCCCCTGCACCAGAACTGACCGCACGCTCGATAGCCGCATTGACAGCATCAAGAAGGTCATCAAGAAATTCTTTTCCGCCGGTGCCGTGTGCAGGGTCGCCGGGCTGCGATGCGGCCACGCCCTGCCGTTCAGCCTCTGCCGAATACCCGGCGATGTGCGCCTCCCTGACAAGCTGGTCAATGTCGCTGACCAGCGAACCGTCGACTTCTGTGACTGATGGGCGCCATTGTTGATCACTTGTCCGCAGTTCCTCTAGCGCGTGGTTCTGGATAGCAACGATGTGTTTTTTAACGAGACGTAACGTGCGGTTCTCAAGCGGAAGCGTCAGTTTGACACGCTGATCGTCGCGAGACTGATCGATCACCTCGCTAATCGCGGCTTCTCTCACGACCGCAGTCTTCCGCCGCTGAACCGGCTTTGCGGCGGGCTTTCGCTTCGTCCCCGGCGCAGTTTCGACCGGGGCCCCTTCGAAGTCTTCGCCCGTAGCAACCGAGGCGGATACCGTCGTTTCCGCGGAATCTCGTAGGGCAGCAAACAGGGCGTCGATTTCTCCTGTGTCCGTCTTCTGGTCGTCGGCGTGAGAAAGGTCGGTTTGCGAATCTGACGACGACTGGGGCACATCGCTAGGAACGGGCACCGCGGATGGGGTGACAGGCGGATCAGCCACCGGTGCGTCGACCGGGGCTTCGCTCTCGGCCGAAGCTGGCTCGCTGTCTGAGCCGGCTGACTCCGAAAGTGTGACCACCTCATCCAACTCGTCGTGTTGGCCGCCAGGCGCGGAGTCGGGATCCGTGTCGGGGGGCGCGGCCGGCTCTGAATCTGCGTCCCGAATTGGTTCGTCGATCTCTACAACGGACTCGCCGCCATCGAATACTTCGCCTGACTGGTGCGTTTTGTGCAGCTCCGCGACCTCATCGGCCATTGCCAACGCATCGACCGCCGCGTCGGGGATCTCAGAGGCCTTCAGCGGGAGAACTACCCGAACCGTGCCCTCGGCATCCGTCCACCCCTGAGACTCCGGACTCGGGATGAACTTCTGATGGGATTCGGGTTCGGAGTCCGCCAAATGCGCCGCCGCAGAAATTTCACTGATCGACTGGCGGGCAGTTTCTAGTTCAGCCATGAGTTCGGCACGTCGCTCTTCGAGCGCCCTCGCCCGCTGCTGGGCAGAGTCAGCAGCCCGCTGCGCCTCAAAGAGCAGCCCCTCGCTTTCCTTGCGGGCGGAGGTGAGCAGCTCGTCAGCGTCGCGTTGCGACTCCCGCACCACAGCATCGGCGTCCTGGCGTGCGTTACCGGTAAGACGCACCGACTCACGCTCAGCCTCCGCACGCATGAAGAATGCATCCTCCTGGGCTGTTGCCAGCAAGGACTCGGCTTGTTCCTTGGCAGTCGCGATCATTTCATGAGAGGACTCCCACGCAGCTGCTCGTAGGGCCTCTGACGCCTTCGTAGCGTCTGCTCGTCGAATCCGGGCTTCGTCATCTGCCTCGTTTCGCCAACGAGCCGAGTCTTCAACCGCCCGTGTACGCATGTTTTCAGCCGCCGCACGGGCATCCTGGAGGATCTTCGTTACATCTTGACCGATCTTGTCGAGTTCGACACGGAGCAACTCTCCCTCCTCAATGCCGAGTTGCTGAAGGGATTGTCGAAGCCTCTCCGCATCATCTTCAATGTCGCGGATGGTCGCTATCGCGTCGCGGCGGAAACTGTCGACCTCGTCGCGGTTGTACCCCTTGCGAGCAACCGAGAAGGATCGACCATTGAGATCATCAGCACTGGAAGTGGTAGCCATCGATCGCCAACATTACCGTCGCGCAAGCCGATCGCGTATCACTCAACCCTGAAGCCCGCGCAAGAACGTGAGGGCGTCGTCGATGGTTTCGATCCGAACAACACCGATGTCGTCACCGGCCGCGTCCACGGCGTCGTCGAAGTTATTCGCCGGCACCAGAACGTACGACGCTCCAGCAGTGATTGCGCCGTACACCTTCTGCTTTATACCGCCAATGGCGCCGACATTGCCGTCCTGATCAATCATCCCGGTACCAGCTATTGCGAGGCCCGCTGTCAGGTCCTCGTCGAGAAGGCGATCCATGATCTCAAGCGCAAACATCAAGCCCGCCGACGGTCCGCCAATGTTGTGTGTGTCGATGTCAATCTCGACCGGGAAAGCGATTCGAGCGTTGTAGTTCGAGAGCAGTACACCCACCATCCCGCGATCGAGATCTTCGACAAGGTCGCCATTGGCGTCCTCCGCACGAAACGGTCCTAGCGTTATGTTGAACATCAAGGTCTGCGGACTGGCGCTATCTGCACCCCGGACAAGTTCGACCTCGATCGTGTCTCCAGGAGCGTGGCCACCAATGAACTCGATAGCGTCGGTCGAGAACTGGATGGTCTCGCCGTTCACACCGACAATCACATCGCCCTCCTCAATCACTCCTTCCGCAGCTGAACCATCGATGACGCTGTTGATGATCGCACCGTCGCCCTCGAACGTGACCTCATAACCAAGCCGAGTGAGCGCCACAAAGATCGCGGCTTGCTTCGATTGGTCCATGAGGTCAATGTTCTGTTGACGCAGTTCCTCGGGGCTCACACCCCTCGGTCTGATGTTCTCCCTCGGGCTGAGATCGACCTTGGGATCGATCTGAGCGCCCCAGTACTCAAGCAGGCTGATTTCCCTGAGCGATACGGTGAGGAAGTAGAGCTGACCCTTCGATGGGCCAGCGTCGTCGGCGACCACGATGTAGTCGCCAACGTCATTGACAGGTCCGGGGGACAGGGCGTAATACTCGACAGACGTGTTCGCGGCGACGAACAGCACACCGCCAACGAGCAAGAAGAACGCAGCGAGAACGAAGGGCCACTTTCGTAGTTTCTTCTTCGGTCGCAGCGATTCGGGAACGTCTTGCCAGCGGGGATCGTCGGTATCGGTGGGTGTTGTCATGAGCAAACCATGCTACCGGGAGTTTTTTGGTAATTGTGAGACCCTGACCAACATTACAGCCGCCCGCGGTGACATCCCGCTGACATCAATGGCTGGCCTAGGTCACGAGACTCAAGGTATCGGTCCAGTACACTTACGAGATGTCACGCATATCTAACTCCATCGAGCTGGCCAAGACATCGTGGTCGGTGCTCAAGGCAGACAAGGAGCTTCTCCTTCTCCCTGTCATGTCGGCTGTCGCGTCCCTGATCACGATGGCAACCTTCATCCTGCCTCTCCTTGCATCGGGCACCATCTCGGACGAGTCCTCAGATGTGAGCGCGCTGGTGTACGTGCTTTTGTTTGTGCTGTACGTGCTTCTCGCCTTCATCACCGTATTCTTCAACGCCGCGTTGATCCACGCAGCCAACGAACGCCTTGCAGGAGGCGACCCGACAATCCGCTCAGCAATAGCTGGCGCCCGAGG contains:
- a CDS encoding anti-sigma factor yields the protein MNQFLSKRRLLALVLASLMVFAACSGGSSDAADESADVAAEALAEQEDSTDEAMEDSDEAMGEDSEEAMEEEAMEEDSDDAMEEDSEDVDAMMAGGPGLHFDVSNFPTLANGVHYEGWAVIDGAPVSTGKFNVVDGKTVSLDGDEIKGFHIEEDLAAATTIIVTIEPEGDTDAIPSDTHFVAGDVDSDGKSELTIDHPAALGTDFSDATGQFILATPSNGNDTDELSGVWFLDPSGPSASLTLPTLPAGWTYEGWAVIDGTPVSTGTFLSAEGADSGEPFKGEGDTPPFPGEDFLRNAPDGLTFPTDLRELPIVISVEPSPDDAPTPFVLKPLVGKAPGNAADHVLYELGNNSDDLPKAEIWIG
- a CDS encoding UPF0182 family protein; this encodes MIEFPRNVRRPSVKQSRIGLYAAIAFGAIILLRAVTVLWTDYLWYDSVNQTSVWSTLVFTKFWLMLVAFVVAFAVIWGNMRLVNRISPPIPPHPDDVDAELLERFQEWVGPRIAKVRLAVAAFLAGMVALGAGAFWREWLFFRSSESFGINDPVFGNDLSRYVFELPFYRASFGWIFQLLIVTAIVVAALHYFNGAIQVASGRPVGSGVKMHMSLLFAGIALLKAFGYLLDKWSLVYSERGEVFGVSYTDFHAKRPALNLLIFISIIAALILVVNVFLRGWVLPVVALALWLFTSIVIGGIYPAFIQRFRVDPEAVSREEPFVEYNIEFTRRAYDIEDIEVIPFAASAALTGEGIANNSQTIDNIRLWDPSVLEPTYKKLQEIRTFYSLPDVDVDRYVIDGELTQVMISGRELDEANLPSSGWVTETFVYTHGFGAVLSPANAVTINGQPDFFVQDIPPTTTNDVFLIDEPRIYFGDESGTSYKIVNTDEPEADFPDDIGGERIVYGSYSGTGGVQLSSVFRRAAFATRFLNLDTLISGQIRTDSRLLLIRNVRERVERIAPFLSSDDDPYLVVLDGRLVWVVDLYTTTNQYPFAERAETGRLSAIGRSSSLSNNFNYIRNSVKALVDAESGEINLYVIDPSDPLIRSQQRIFPGLFKDASELPEGIAEHFRYPEAMFRVQSDMYLNYHITDAREFFSLVDPWQIARDPSTSSTEVFREPSFNLTTSDRPMSPYYLLMELPGEEDLSFILMQPFTPAERPNMVAFLVAKSDPGSYGDLIVYTLPADASQAGPGQVGDFINQNTEISAQFTLWGQTGSTVVKGNMQVIPIDESLLYVQPIYLRADSASGGTDGGIPELKQVVVSFDGQIVMRKTLDEAISVIFDDTGVPVEPVDPSETPTTTPPPTPIGDGSVADLIVQAQVAFDDANAALKSGDLAKYAEFVQLAEDLVTRAANLAASN
- a CDS encoding PDZ domain-containing protein, which translates into the protein MTTPTDTDDPRWQDVPESLRPKKKLRKWPFVLAAFFLLVGGVLFVAANTSVEYYALSPGPVNDVGDYIVVADDAGPSKGQLYFLTVSLREISLLEYWGAQIDPKVDLSPRENIRPRGVSPEELRQQNIDLMDQSKQAAIFVALTRLGYEVTFEGDGAIINSVIDGSAAEGVIEEGDVIVGVNGETIQFSTDAIEFIGGHAPGDTIEVELVRGADSASPQTLMFNITLGPFRAEDANGDLVEDLDRGMVGVLLSNYNARIAFPVEIDIDTHNIGGPSAGLMFALEIMDRLLDEDLTAGLAIAGTGMIDQDGNVGAIGGIKQKVYGAITAGASYVLVPANNFDDAVDAAGDDIGVVRIETIDDALTFLRGLQG